One genomic segment of Desulfomicrobium sp. ZS1 includes these proteins:
- the leuC gene encoding 3-isopropylmalate dehydratase large subunit, with protein MRQTLAQKILQRHTDQPITADGQIVQCRVSMVLANDITAPLAIKSIRGMGVKQVFDKDKVALVCDHFTPNKDIDSAEQVKVVRDFAREMDITHYYEGGNVGVEHAILPEYGLVGPGDIVVGADSHTCTYGGLGAFATGLGSTDIAAAMALGETWFKVPETIRVNFTGKLPEHVGGKDLVLFTIGQTGVAGALYKALEFGGEVIEGLSVEARMTMANMAIEAGGKAGLFAADEKTLAYCQAHGRMGDSPIAADEGAHYWKEMTFDVSSFSPQIACPHLPDNVRPVEEVSDVRVDQVVLGSCTNGRISDLREAAKIIKGRKVAKGVRFIVIPASPGAYSMALDEGLLRIFLDAGAIISPPTCGPCLGGHMGILAGGERCLATTNRNFKGRMGSLQSEVYLANPAVAAATAVTGFITHPAKLG; from the coding sequence ATGCGCCAGACTTTAGCACAGAAAATACTGCAGAGGCATACGGACCAGCCCATCACTGCGGACGGACAGATCGTCCAGTGCCGCGTGTCCATGGTGCTGGCCAACGATATAACCGCGCCGCTCGCCATCAAGTCCATTCGGGGCATGGGCGTGAAGCAGGTTTTCGACAAGGACAAGGTGGCCCTTGTCTGCGATCATTTCACCCCCAACAAGGACATTGATTCGGCCGAGCAGGTCAAGGTCGTGCGCGACTTTGCCCGCGAGATGGACATCACCCATTATTACGAAGGCGGGAATGTCGGCGTCGAGCACGCCATCCTGCCCGAATACGGGTTGGTCGGACCCGGCGACATCGTGGTCGGCGCGGACAGCCACACCTGCACCTACGGGGGGCTCGGCGCTTTTGCCACGGGCCTCGGCAGTACGGACATCGCCGCGGCCATGGCCCTGGGCGAAACGTGGTTCAAGGTGCCTGAGACCATCCGTGTCAACTTCACGGGCAAGCTGCCCGAACATGTCGGCGGCAAGGATCTGGTCCTCTTCACCATTGGCCAGACCGGCGTGGCCGGGGCCTTGTACAAGGCTCTGGAGTTCGGTGGCGAGGTCATTGAGGGGCTCTCCGTGGAGGCGCGCATGACCATGGCCAACATGGCCATCGAGGCCGGGGGCAAGGCCGGGCTTTTTGCTGCCGATGAAAAGACCCTGGCCTATTGCCAGGCTCATGGCCGCATGGGCGACAGCCCCATCGCCGCCGACGAGGGCGCGCATTACTGGAAGGAGATGACCTTCGACGTGTCCTCGTTCTCGCCCCAGATCGCCTGTCCGCACCTGCCGGACAATGTCAGGCCGGTGGAAGAGGTTTCCGACGTGCGCGTCGATCAGGTTGTGCTCGGCTCCTGTACCAACGGCCGCATCAGCGACCTGCGTGAGGCCGCCAAAATCATCAAGGGCCGCAAGGTGGCCAAAGGGGTGCGCTTTATCGTCATCCCCGCCTCGCCCGGCGCGTATTCGATGGCCCTGGACGAAGGTTTGCTACGCATTTTTCTCGACGCGGGGGCGATTATCAGCCCGCCCACCTGCGGACCGTGCCTGGGCGGACACATGGGCATTCTGGCCGGCGGCGAGCGCTGTCTGGCCACGACCAACCGCAATTTCAAGGGACGCATGGGCAGCCTGCAGTCCGAAGTCTACCTGGCCAACCCTGCGGTGGCGGCGGCTACGGCCGTGACCGGGTTCATCACCCATCCGGCCAAACTTGGTTAA
- a CDS encoding 2-isopropylmalate synthase, producing the protein MSERIFIFDTTLRDGEQSPGATMNRDEKVRLARQLEILGVDIIEAGFPAASQGDFEAVRDIALAVQNCQVAGLCRALPSDIDRAWEAVKGNPQARIHTFLATSDIHMKYKLRKERHQVLDMAEAAVKYAASKTSNVEFSAEDASRSDWPFLAQVFERVIAAGATTINVPDTVGYTQPQEFAELIKYLIENVKGSHKAVFSVHCHNDLGLATANTLAALKAGARQAEVTLSGIGERAGNAALEEVVMSMDVRKDFYQLTTNIKKEQIFPSTRLLSLIIGQPIPPYKSIIGANAFAHESGIHQDGVLKNRQTYEIMTPESVGRQEEDMVLGKHSGRAAFDKRLKDLGYRLDEEQLGVVFTAMKKLADRKKEIFVEDLEAVVLDEIFRLPDKYRLEYLSALSGNMAIPNAVVKMYVDGEERILSDFGTGPIDAVFNTIGKVVGRSPKLIRYAVNAITGGTDAQGEVTVKIEENGKTSVGRASDADIIVASAKAYLNALNRLAKRQEDSICARL; encoded by the coding sequence ATGTCAGAACGAATTTTCATTTTCGACACAACCTTGCGTGATGGCGAGCAGTCGCCCGGCGCGACCATGAACCGCGATGAAAAGGTGCGCCTGGCCCGGCAGCTTGAAATACTCGGCGTCGACATCATCGAGGCCGGTTTTCCGGCAGCCAGCCAGGGTGACTTCGAGGCCGTGCGCGACATCGCCCTGGCCGTGCAGAACTGCCAGGTGGCCGGGCTTTGCCGGGCCTTGCCCAGCGACATCGATCGCGCCTGGGAGGCGGTCAAGGGCAACCCCCAGGCCCGTATCCACACCTTTCTGGCCACCTCGGACATTCACATGAAGTACAAGCTGCGCAAGGAGCGGCACCAGGTTCTGGACATGGCTGAGGCCGCCGTCAAATACGCCGCGTCCAAGACCTCCAACGTGGAGTTCTCCGCCGAGGACGCCTCCCGTTCCGACTGGCCCTTTCTGGCGCAGGTCTTCGAGCGGGTCATCGCGGCCGGGGCCACGACCATCAACGTTCCGGATACTGTCGGCTACACCCAGCCGCAGGAGTTCGCCGAGCTGATCAAATATCTGATTGAAAACGTGAAGGGCAGCCACAAGGCTGTTTTTTCCGTGCACTGCCACAACGATCTGGGGCTGGCCACGGCCAATACGCTGGCCGCGCTCAAAGCCGGGGCGCGTCAGGCCGAGGTGACTTTGAGTGGCATCGGCGAGCGGGCGGGCAACGCGGCTCTGGAAGAGGTGGTCATGTCCATGGACGTGCGCAAGGATTTCTACCAGTTGACCACCAACATCAAGAAGGAGCAAATTTTCCCTTCCACCAGGCTCTTGTCTTTGATCATCGGTCAGCCTATACCTCCTTACAAATCGATTATCGGTGCTAATGCCTTTGCCCACGAATCCGGCATCCATCAGGACGGGGTGCTCAAGAATCGTCAGACCTATGAAATAATGACGCCCGAGTCTGTGGGACGGCAGGAAGAGGACATGGTTCTGGGCAAGCATTCCGGCCGCGCAGCCTTCGACAAGCGCCTCAAAGACCTCGGCTACCGCCTGGACGAGGAGCAGCTTGGCGTCGTGTTCACGGCCATGAAAAAGTTGGCCGACCGCAAGAAGGAGATTTTCGTCGAAGACCTGGAAGCCGTGGTCCTCGACGAGATCTTCCGCCTTCCCGACAAGTACCGCCTGGAATATCTGAGCGCCTTGAGCGGCAACATGGCCATCCCCAACGCGGTCGTCAAAATGTATGTGGACGGCGAAGAGCGCATTCTTTCGGATTTCGGGACCGGTCCCATCGATGCCGTGTTCAACACCATCGGCAAGGTCGTGGGACGCAGCCCCAAGCTGATCCGGTATGCGGTCAACGCCATAACCGGCGGCACCGACGCCCAGGGCGAGGTGACCGTCAAGATAGAAGAGAACGGAAAAACCTCGGTGGGCCGCGCATCCGACGCGGACATCATCGTGGCCAGCGCCAAGGCGTATCTGAACGCCCTGAACCGCTTGGCCAAAAGACAGGAGGACAGCATATGCGCCAGACTTTAG
- the pssA gene encoding CDP-diacylglycerol--serine O-phosphatidyltransferase has product MEHLKPKHRGYYLLPNMMTMASLLAGFMGILWSIDGRFEMAAVAIIVSCVFDGLDGKLARLTNSASDFGVQLDSLVDLIAFGVGPAVMIHQWNTFEFGRLGIMASFLVMACGALRLARFNIQTGKISKKFFIGLPIPAAACTLATFVLFSSYIPETMIELVPDITLGLAFLVSILMVSNVRYASFKDAEVIRAHRFSATVTALLIFVLVASEPKLLSFVFFVGYIISGLIYTYFFLPLRGKSFLRESSHKIS; this is encoded by the coding sequence ATGGAACATTTGAAGCCCAAGCATCGGGGATACTATCTGCTCCCCAACATGATGACCATGGCCAGTTTGCTGGCCGGGTTCATGGGTATTCTGTGGTCCATCGACGGTCGTTTCGAGATGGCGGCCGTGGCCATCATCGTCAGTTGCGTCTTCGACGGGCTGGATGGAAAGCTGGCGCGGCTGACCAATTCAGCCTCGGATTTCGGAGTTCAGCTGGACTCTCTGGTCGATCTGATCGCTTTTGGCGTCGGTCCGGCCGTCATGATTCACCAGTGGAATACTTTTGAATTCGGTCGGCTGGGCATCATGGCCTCTTTTCTGGTCATGGCTTGCGGGGCGCTCAGGCTGGCCCGCTTCAACATCCAGACGGGCAAGATCAGCAAGAAGTTCTTCATCGGTCTGCCCATTCCGGCTGCGGCCTGTACCCTGGCCACCTTTGTGCTCTTTTCTTCCTACATTCCCGAAACCATGATCGAACTGGTGCCCGACATTACGCTGGGGCTGGCTTTTCTGGTTTCCATTCTGATGGTCAGCAATGTCCGCTACGCCTCCTTCAAGGATGCCGAGGTTATTCGCGCCCATCGGTTCAGCGCCACGGTCACGGCATTGCTCATCTTCGTGCTCGTCGCATCCGAACCGAAGCTCCTGAGCTTTGTGTTTTTCGTTGGTTACATTATTTCCGGTCTCATCTACACCTACTTCTTTCTGCCCCTACGCGGGAAATCCTTCCTACGAGAGTCTTCTCACAAGATCTCGTAA
- a CDS encoding phosphatidylserine decarboxylase family protein: MYKPSIGLSLEGLPFIFFTAIATLTFALLDCWFMATVLLVALFFVLNFFCDPERVVPQEPGVAVSPADGKVIKVETMRDPMTGEDRTAICVFMNVFNVHVNRMPVAGRIARISYFGGKFLNASFDKASTDNERNSLLIEDGDGRSWTVVQIAGLIARRIICWGEEGDSLVRGQRFGLIKFGSRVDLYLPAEYEPIVRIGDKVFAGQSILARKK, translated from the coding sequence ATGTATAAGCCATCCATCGGCCTTTCTCTTGAAGGCCTGCCCTTTATCTTTTTTACAGCCATCGCCACCTTGACCTTCGCGCTGCTCGACTGCTGGTTCATGGCGACTGTCCTGCTTGTGGCCCTCTTCTTTGTGCTCAATTTCTTCTGCGACCCGGAACGCGTGGTCCCGCAGGAGCCGGGCGTGGCCGTGTCTCCGGCCGACGGAAAGGTCATCAAGGTCGAGACCATGCGTGACCCCATGACCGGCGAGGACCGTACGGCGATCTGCGTGTTCATGAATGTCTTCAACGTGCACGTGAACCGTATGCCCGTGGCTGGTCGCATCGCGCGCATTTCCTATTTTGGCGGAAAATTCCTGAACGCCTCCTTCGACAAAGCCTCCACCGACAATGAGCGCAACTCGCTCCTGATCGAGGACGGTGACGGCCGGTCCTGGACCGTGGTTCAGATCGCCGGGCTCATCGCGCGGCGCATCATCTGCTGGGGCGAGGAGGGCGACTCTTTGGTCCGGGGTCAGCGTTTCGGACTAATCAAGTTCGGATCAAGAGTTGACCTTTACCTTCCTGCAGAGTATGAACCAATAGTTCGAATTGGTGACAAGGTTTTTGCCGGACAGTCGATTCTGGCCCGCAAAAAATAA
- a CDS encoding glycosyltransferase, translated as MTETRRILVVLPMYGGSLPIGRYCGNALRELGHVVEYFEAPDFFGAFSALKTLRVGTDRLNYLENSFLQVVSQAILAKVEAFGPDLVLAMAQAPLSRQALKRLRRDKVPTAMWFVEDREVFPYWKAFAPFYDLFAVIQKGDFAHQLADLGQPNSIYLPLAADPGVHRPLELSAVERRKYGSEISFVGAGYPNRRLAFRQLTGHVLRIWGNDWDGETTLAPYLQREGARIDTDEVVRIFNATTINVNLHSSVRPGVLVGDGDFVNPRTFELAACGAFQLVDRRALLSELFADGELALFSDMAELRQSIEFYLAHPEARAEVAARGRARVLAEHTYAHRMKTLLQHAAAFMQVKEIKPEDWRAQIAPHLRAEVEALLARLSLAPTVSFEDLVWAVRSREGRLDRLETAILFLDEWKKLYAGPRPGK; from the coding sequence ATGACTGAAACTCGGCGAATTCTGGTTGTGCTGCCCATGTACGGCGGCTCCCTGCCCATTGGGCGCTATTGCGGCAATGCCCTGCGGGAGCTTGGGCATGTGGTGGAATATTTCGAGGCCCCGGATTTTTTTGGAGCCTTTTCGGCGCTGAAGACCTTGCGCGTGGGCACAGACCGTCTTAACTATCTGGAGAACAGCTTCCTGCAGGTCGTGTCCCAGGCTATCCTGGCCAAGGTCGAGGCCTTTGGCCCCGATCTGGTCTTGGCCATGGCCCAGGCACCCCTGTCGCGGCAGGCACTGAAGCGTCTGCGGCGCGACAAGGTGCCCACGGCCATGTGGTTCGTGGAGGACCGCGAAGTTTTTCCGTATTGGAAGGCCTTTGCTCCCTTTTACGACCTTTTTGCGGTCATCCAGAAAGGTGATTTTGCGCATCAGCTCGCGGATCTGGGACAGCCCAACTCCATCTACCTTCCTTTAGCCGCTGACCCTGGAGTGCATCGCCCCCTTGAACTCTCCGCCGTGGAGCGGCGCAAGTACGGCAGCGAGATATCCTTTGTGGGCGCGGGCTATCCCAACCGTAGACTGGCTTTTCGGCAACTGACCGGGCATGTCTTGCGCATCTGGGGCAATGACTGGGACGGGGAGACGACCCTTGCTCCCTATCTGCAACGGGAAGGGGCACGCATAGATACCGATGAGGTGGTGCGCATCTTCAACGCCACGACCATCAACGTGAATCTGCATTCCTCCGTCAGGCCGGGCGTATTGGTCGGGGACGGGGATTTCGTCAACCCGCGCACCTTTGAGCTTGCGGCCTGCGGAGCGTTTCAACTGGTGGACCGGCGGGCGCTTTTGTCCGAACTTTTCGCCGATGGCGAGTTGGCCCTTTTTTCCGACATGGCCGAGTTGCGGCAAAGCATTGAATTTTACCTTGCCCACCCCGAGGCCCGGGCCGAGGTCGCGGCCAGGGGGCGGGCCAGGGTTCTGGCCGAACACACCTACGCCCACCGCATGAAAACCCTTTTGCAGCACGCTGCAGCGTTCATGCAGGTCAAGGAAATCAAGCCCGAAGATTGGCGTGCTCAGATCGCGCCGCATCTGCGCGCGGAAGTGGAAGCCCTTCTGGCGCGATTGAGCCTTGCGCCCACGGTGAGTTTCGAGGACCTGGTCTGGGCCGTGCGCAGCCGGGAAGGGCGTCTTGACCGTCTGGAAACCGCTATCCTCTTTCTTGATGAATGGAAAAAATTGTACGCTGGCCCACGGCCCGGGAAATAA
- a CDS encoding glycosyltransferase family 9 protein translates to MNSGDSDMRGQSVPKYLVIQLARFGDLLQTKRLLRSLQLGGEVHLLVDSSLKALADIVYPGTQVHGIAAHGTHGPDILAQVHEDLGGVMELDFHRVYNLNFSGPSFALAGMFSCSAVRGYRWHHGQRLVDSWPDQVMRWTRARALTGLNLIDVWGLYAEQPVLPELVNPDAAPRGGGIGVVMAGQNARRSLPAGILAPLVQAAFGRVGRGPIYLLGAGGERRAAKELAALLPAMLRGEVRDLVGRTGWQELHDTVSGLDLVISPDTGTMHLAAHLGVPVLAFFLSSAWCHETGPYGRGHLVLQATQECAPCLETASCPHGISCRRVFGDPSVLRHVSGHTTRELAPGCAIMASGFDELGLTFTAVAGTDPAAARRKAFRAMAAAYAGVRMPDSAEFLPEEDWMRERDWMLPQTLRGRAHD, encoded by the coding sequence ATGAATTCCGGCGATTCCGATATGCGCGGCCAATCCGTTCCCAAGTATCTGGTCATCCAGCTGGCGAGGTTTGGCGACCTGCTCCAGACAAAACGTCTGCTGCGATCCCTGCAGCTGGGCGGCGAGGTGCATTTGCTGGTGGACAGCTCCCTCAAAGCCCTGGCCGACATCGTTTATCCGGGGACCCAGGTGCACGGCATCGCCGCCCACGGTACGCATGGCCCCGATATTCTGGCGCAGGTGCATGAAGATCTGGGCGGCGTCATGGAACTTGATTTCCACCGCGTCTACAATCTCAATTTTTCCGGGCCGAGTTTCGCACTGGCCGGGATGTTTTCATGTTCCGCGGTTCGTGGATACCGCTGGCATCATGGGCAGCGGCTCGTGGATTCCTGGCCCGACCAGGTCATGCGCTGGACCAGGGCGCGGGCGTTGACCGGCCTCAATCTGATTGACGTCTGGGGGCTTTATGCCGAGCAGCCGGTTCTCCCGGAACTGGTCAATCCCGATGCGGCCCCGCGCGGCGGCGGGATAGGGGTGGTCATGGCGGGGCAGAATGCGCGCAGGTCCCTTCCGGCCGGGATACTGGCCCCCCTTGTCCAGGCCGCTTTCGGCCGTGTCGGGCGAGGCCCCATCTACCTGCTTGGCGCCGGAGGAGAGCGGCGGGCCGCCAAGGAGCTTGCCGCCCTGTTGCCCGCGATGCTCCGGGGAGAGGTTCGCGATCTGGTCGGGCGTACCGGCTGGCAGGAACTCCACGACACGGTGAGCGGACTCGATCTCGTCATCTCGCCGGACACCGGAACCATGCATCTGGCTGCCCACCTGGGCGTGCCGGTGCTGGCCTTCTTTCTTTCTTCGGCCTGGTGTCACGAGACCGGGCCTTATGGCCGGGGGCATCTGGTGCTGCAGGCCACGCAAGAGTGCGCGCCCTGTCTGGAAACCGCCTCCTGTCCGCACGGGATATCCTGTCGCCGGGTTTTTGGTGATCCGTCCGTGTTGCGCCATGTCAGCGGCCACACGACCCGGGAGCTTGCTCCCGGATGCGCGATCATGGCGAGCGGTTTCGACGAGTTGGGTCTGACTTTTACCGCCGTCGCCGGGACGGATCCCGCAGCCGCGCGGCGCAAGGCTTTCAGGGCCATGGCCGCCGCCTATGCCGGGGTGCGGATGCCGGACAGCGCGGAATTCTTGCCGGAGGAGGACTGGATGCGGGAGCGGGACTGGATGCTGCCCCAAACACTGCGAGGAAGGGCCCATGACTGA
- a CDS encoding bifunctional precorrin-2 dehydrogenase/sirohydrochlorin ferrochelatase: MRYYPLLLDLTDMHCLVIGAGEVGLRKIQGLLQCRAALVTAIDPAPPSPELTELLARQDNFSYEQRPFAEKDIDCARLVFACTSSRAVNASIGRACAQRGILCNMTDAPEHGNFVLPASISRGDLTISISTSGASPALARVIRQDLEKRYGPEYEAMTRLLADIRTALLAMGRGSDENREIFRRLAASSLPDLIKNDDRHACLELLQSVLPTDLHTRIGEWCDDCFPTF; this comes from the coding sequence ATGCGTTATTATCCTCTGCTTTTGGACCTGACCGACATGCACTGCCTGGTCATCGGCGCGGGCGAAGTCGGCCTGCGCAAGATCCAGGGGCTGCTGCAATGCAGAGCCGCGCTGGTCACAGCCATCGACCCCGCGCCGCCAAGCCCTGAACTGACCGAGCTTCTTGCAAGGCAGGACAACTTCTCGTATGAACAGCGGCCCTTTGCCGAAAAGGACATTGACTGCGCGCGACTTGTCTTTGCCTGCACCTCAAGCCGCGCGGTGAACGCCTCCATCGGCCGGGCCTGCGCGCAGCGGGGGATTCTGTGCAACATGACCGATGCCCCGGAACATGGCAATTTCGTGCTCCCCGCCAGCATCAGCCGCGGCGACCTAACCATCTCCATTTCCACCAGCGGTGCCAGTCCGGCCCTGGCCCGGGTCATCCGCCAGGATCTGGAGAAGCGATACGGACCGGAGTACGAGGCCATGACCCGTCTTCTGGCCGACATCAGGACCGCGCTGCTGGCCATGGGGCGCGGCAGTGATGAGAACAGGGAGATCTTCCGCAGGCTGGCCGCCTCTTCCCTGCCGGACCTGATCAAAAACGACGATCGGCACGCCTGCCTGGAACTGCTCCAGAGCGTGCTTCCCACTGACCTGCACACAAGAATCGGAGAATGGTGTGATGACTGCTTCCCGACTTTTTGA